The following are from one region of the Anomaloglossus baeobatrachus isolate aAnoBae1 chromosome 1, aAnoBae1.hap1, whole genome shotgun sequence genome:
- the C1H9orf40 gene encoding uncharacterized protein C9orf40 homolog, translating into MAKRKCEQPLVALLPPCKRPVYSRHCTSHTMQVSPKGKRKLEPETIPSPECDRTPPQDGAPAAAQPSCKKPRPAESHGAIADTAYQCQKDEAFSEYNSFHFWRTPLPDIDFSELVDGVCDGDKQTTSAGTDVLEEMDN; encoded by the exons ATGGCGAAGAGGAAATGCGAGCAGCCTTTAGTCGCTCTGCTGCCCCCATGTAAGAGGCCCGTCTACTCCCGCCATTGCACGTCACACACCATGCAGGTGTCTCCTAAGGGGAAGAGAAAGCTGGAGCCAGAGACCATTCCCTCACCGGAGTGTGACAGGACGCCACCGCAAGACGGGGCCCCCGCCGCTGCACAGCCCTCCTGCAAGAAACCGAGGCCAGCGGAGAGCCATGGCGCCATAGCCGACACTGCCTACCAGTGCCAG AAAGATGAAGCCTTCAGTGAATACAATTCATTCCACTTTTGGAGGACTCCTTTACCTGATATTGACTTTTCTGAATTAGTGGATGGGGTTTGTGATGGAGACAAACAGACCACGTCTGCTGGGACAGATGTACTGGAGGAAATGGACAACTGA